The DNA segment CAGTTCAACTATCTTATGAAGTATCTACGTATTTTCCACCAAAACAACTATGGGAAGGGAAAACTCCCAGTAGTTGCCTGAAGGAAGTTGAAGAGAAGTTGATTTGCTGGTTTATTGCTTAGATGACTTTGTGATTGTTCAGAGGTTTCACAGTTAAATCCCAACCTTACTCGACAGTAACAGTGGACCCCAGGAGAAGCTGAGATGGCCACTGCACcgaaagaggcagaaaatgcTGTTGGCTTGGAGGAAATCCACATGGAGAGACAAGAACCCCCAAAAGGTGGGTTTGAATTGGCAGGACTAGAAACTTGGGTCCTTGTTTAGCTGTGGTAGGGAGAGGATCCCCAGTCCTGGCACTCCAGTTACTCCCTTTCCTATCACAGCTACCAGGCTGGTGGCTGCTACCTATGATGGTGAGAAGAGCTGGCTGGCTTGATTTTTCTTAGACCTCTGCtttgtgtaaatattttattatattggTAATTCtaggattattttattttggatttttttatatctatgtcaaaagcattttaaagtgaaaaaaaaattgtagaaaacCATTTGAAAAAGTCCTACATTTgcgaaaaaaaccccaaattgaTGAAATTCTGCAATAAGTTCTGCTCTTTTTCAGAGGTAATGTTGATGGATTTGAGATTACTTTTTGGGAGATAAATGTACTGGCAGAAAAATTTACACAGCTCTGACTTTACCTAAAAAAGAGCTTAGAAGTGTATATATATGAAGACTTTCTTACAGGTCTGTTTATAAAGCCATCTCAGCCTTGATCTTgaaatgctttgtttgcttCTGAAATGGGTGGGGAAAGTGAGGAACAAAGGCTTAGGAGATGAAAATGAGCCCAGTGCTCCCGGCTGGGCTCATCTTGCAGGactggggctggagcagcccccAGCTCATACTGCCCatgctgggggtggggggggataacctgggggtgcagagggactGAGCCTCACAGCAGCTTGGGCAGGGGAAAGGAGCAAACCGTTACCCAGATGCAGTCCAAGCTATGGGTTTATGAAGCAACTGGGATAACTCAGCACAAGGCTGTGCTTCCCTCATGCCCAGTCTGCCCTTttggctgctggctgctgcttcaGCAAACACCTGACATGCCCAGCCACCAGTGTGCCCAGGCATGGTCAGAGGACACACAACTGGTAGGTTTTTCCACATTTGTTCATGGTGCAATCCCACAGTAGCATAAAAAACATTGATATTTCACAAAGAGGAGGCACTATTTGACtgctcacattttttttcctctctttctctctctttggtGTTCAGGGCAGAAGACGTTTACAGTGGAAGAAGCTGTGGAAACCATTGGGTTTGGGAGGTTCCATATTGTACTTTTCCTGATCATGGGCAGCACTGGGGTAGGTATCTGAAGCCATCTGCACGGACTCAAAAACCCCCACTGTTCTCATTTTCCTTATTACTCTGTAATGACATCCATGGGCACATATTGcagcctattttttttcacacataCCTTCTCAAGCAGGATTTCTGCTGTTGTAAGCTTTGGCCAAAATAGATATTTATGAAAACTGATATCAGACCTATTTCAGGGCAAAGCCAAACAGGTTGGCCCAGAGCATCCTGGCCTGGCCCCTGCCCTGGAACACGATCCCACAGGGCAGTACTGGCAGGGCAAGTCTTCAACAGCACCTGAGGGTTAGGTTCAGTCcccaaacagcatttttcatgcCATTCCTGGGGCACCCAAACTCTGTGTGATCTGGCACAGGAGGGCTGCTATCTTCTCACTCTTGGCTATCTGAAAACCTTTCTAAGTGATAGAGTCTTGGGTTAATGGTGTGTATGGTTTCTGAACTGGGGCAAAAGCCTGAAGCCAGGCTGGGTTAAAGATGCAGTGGGGATGTATCCATGAGAAACATTGCAGTTGAGATACAAAAGCCTCTAGCTATGTGTAAACGAGATTCATTTCTTAACTGAAGCCAGCTGTTGGGGCAAACAGCCAAAGGAACAATGAAGTTTTTAAtcaaaaacagtttttaagaGGTCATCTTTGTGTTAGATGCTGAATTCGCAGCCAGGTACCTAACCAAGCAGTTTTGCTTCCACTAGCACAGCTAAGTAAGTCTCCTCTGCAAAGGATAACTCTTTCCAGCCTTCCTACATACACAGTGTATCTAGACACCCACTCTCTAGGTGcacctttctcccctcctttctctgtttccaagTGCTCGTCTTCCAGGTCAGGCACAGGGCTCAGACCACAACAGAGGCACCACAGCTTCTCAGGGCTGTTCTGACATGTCAGGACTGCCATGGCTGAAGGATTGAGGGAATTTCCCCTGTGGGCTCCTTGTGGTTTCCTTTCTTGCTAACAAGCACACTCATTCCAAAGGTGGCTGAAGCCATGGAAATCATGCTAATAGCTGTTGTGTCCCCTCTCATCCGATGTGAGTGGCAGCTTCAAGACTGGCAGGTGGCTTTAGTGACAACGGTGAGTGACTATTGTTCCCTCTATGCAGGTCATCTACCATGTGGTCATTGTCAGGCGCACCACCACAGGCTTTGTAAAGTACATTTCCCAGCAGACTAAGTAAATTCCTAGGGCATCCTCTCAGGGACAAGAACAGTACAACAACTgtagaaaaccagaaagcaagCTGACATGATCACATGTCCGTGCCCAAAGCTGTAATGCCCAAACATGCCTCTGTTTCCATATTCATATTTGATGTCCTTGTCATCCAACCCCAGCTTTGAAGGTTGAAGAAGAGAGAGCTTACAGGGAGGAAGTCAACCCACTCATGGTTTGGGGCACTGCAGTTCATCCTGCTGCTCAGAAAGCATTTAACCCACCCACAGTTCAATGAGTAGAGCTGTCTGGTGCTGCCAGGACCAAGCCTTCCACAGCTGTGTTTCAATTCTCCTTAGATGGTGTTTTTTGGCTACATGGTCTTCAGCATAGTTCTCGGGCTTCTGGCCGACAGGTATGGCCGCTGGAAGGTGAGTGAGTACCAGGGGCTGCAAGTCCTTTCCCTGAGCCTCACAGGAGGCATGCATCTGGCTAAAGCCCGTGGCTTGATGAccctaatttttcttcttttgcagattctgctgctttcattcCTCTGGGCAGCTTATTTCTCCCTGCTGACCTCGTTTGCTCCATCCTACATCTGGTTCGTGTTCCTGCGGGCCATGGTAGGCGGTGGTGTGTCAGGCCATGCACAAGGGTAAGGTCACGCTTCACATCCTGTGGCATGGGTAGCAGCAAGCCAGCCTTCAAGGGGAGGTTAGCAGAGGCAACTGTGGACCCAGAGGGGCTGAGTTCCCAGTTTTACAGCAAGAAGGGCCCTTCAGCTCATTTTGGCTGAGCCTGGCAGAGCGCCCGGTTTCCCTTGCACTGAGCCTGATAAGCTGTGGCTGCATAGTGACCTGGGGGAGGCAGCGGGAGAGGGGCCTCCACAGGGGCTGGAAGTGGAAAGGGGAGCAAATTCCCACatcactttaaaagaaaacgtTGTTCTGTAATTTCACTGAATCCTGGTTGATCGACCTAAATTGCAGTTCCCAAGGACTCCCAAGCCCTGGAATAGAGAGGGCAGCTGGTTTATGTTAAACCAATGACGGAGGGGTTATTaagcacatatattataaaaacaATTAGACAGGTAACAGATGAGCAAAGGCTGCTTCCTCATAAGAAAGTCACAACTCTGCTTAagtaaaaaattcttcttgAACTGATGTAAAACATTCCTACTTGAAACTTTTTGCCCTGTTGGGATGGAAAGAGGGataggaaggaggagaggggaaacgCACAACATTAATAACCAATACACTGGGTGCTTTGCaaaagaaactatttctttCAGCTCTCTCAGGGAAACAAATACAACATTTTGGCATCTTCCATGGTTCCTAGAAACCTGGTTGCTGACAACGCAGAAGCCCAAAGCCAGTCAAGTTGACCCGATAGCCCTTCCTCAAAGCGAAAAATGGGGAGCAGATGGATGCTAttgggtggatgaagtgctgtgCGCCTGGACTGCGCATCCGCAGTCCAGGATTGCAAGAGGGCCCAGGTTCTTGGCCCCAGAAGCTGCTAATGAGCAGGGCAAATTGCGTATTTTGTAAGATGCTCCATTAGCTGAGACAGAAAAAGCCACCGTGGTTTTAtactccctctccctctttccagCCAAGGCGCAACTCACACCTCTGAGCTTGAGAGATGCCAGAGggatctggggaggggcttgcCACCCATTCGATACAATATGGAAAGgagcattttctttatttaatgaaaagacTTAACGGTTGTCCACTTGTGGAAACATACTCTGCCCCTGTTCTGAGACCTCAGTCACCCCACAGgaccttctctttttttttttggcgtGCAGACTGCTGTGTTTACCTGCCTGTATCATGCAGACATGGTCTGGAGGACATTCATGCTGTACACCTCCCTTGCACATAATTTGGTGCTGCCTAAGTGAAAGCCGTATTGAGCAGGGTTTCCCTCATCTCTAGGTGCTCAGTAGTGGAAGAGGAATGGTGCTCTATCCATGGGCAGCAACGTCCAGCACTGACTGAGCTGTCCTGAACTGCTACTTGATTAGTATAGAAATTCTGTTTGTTGctatatttctgccttttttatatccttttttttgctAGGCTTATCataaaaactgaatttttgCCCACCCAATACCGAGGATATATGTTGCCCTTATCCCAGGTAAGAATGTGCATGTTATTTTTGATTCTAGTCGCAAATCCCAAAAGGTTTGCCCTGCCTCTGTTTGGAAGCCAGGTCTCCAGCACATCAGCCTTTCTCTCAGAGTATTCTGATTTATGTGGATCCGAGTGAGtgcctgctgccttctgcaCCCCAGAGCCAGTGGTGTGTCCgggtggtcaagaaggccaatggcatcttggcttctatcagaaatggtgtgaccagcaggtccagggaggttattctccctctgtactcggcactggtgagactgcacctcgaataccatgttcagttctggatccctcaccacaagaaggatgttgaggctttggagtgtgtccagagaagtgcaacgaagctggtgagggggctggagaacaaatcttacgaggagcagctgagagagctgggggtgtttagcctggagaagaggaggctgaagggtgaccttattactctctacaactacctgaaaggaggttgtggagaggagggagctggcctcttctcccaagggacagaggagaggacaagggggaatggcctcaagctccaacaggggaggttcaggctggatatcagaaaaaaattcttcatagaaagagtcattgggcactggcacaggctgcccagggaggtggtcgagtcgtcttccctggaggtgtttaaggaacggattgatgaagtgcttagggacatggtttaagggagtgttaggaatggttggactcgatgatccagtgggtcctttccaacctggtgattctatgattctatggcatCTATATTATTAAAGATGACCAAAGGCAGCTGCTTGCAGAAGAACGGTTATATCTTCTCAAATAATTGGATGCTCCAAACATTGCATGGAGACTTTGAGTGAAGGCTGACACAAGTGGTTAATGACCTGATTTCCAAATGAGGTCCAAATCTGCACCTCTCCCTGTCCATGCTCGGGGTGGCACCAGGCTTTGTGCAGGATAGGGCTGGCACAAATAGCCCCAAATTTGGCCTGAGATGTGCTGGGAATGTTGTGACTGCTTGCTGGGCAAAGACCACAGCAAACGTGACTCCGGTTGTTTCCTACTACAGATTTCTGTAATGGGCACTTGCTGCATGTGCAAATCATCAGTGGAGGCCTCATCCAGCACAAAAATTCAACTGAGTGTTGAACCCAAAGTGTTTCTATACAGTCTTGGTTGTAGGactaatttgcttttcatttctgcctGTTTGATCCCAGGGCTTCATTACCAAAGTGTCATCAGAAACACAGAGACTGgtaaaaaagaacaatattgTATTTCTCCccagaaattaattatttctgccCACAGATTACTCATGAACTTTCTGTGggtttttgtatttgtttgtgcTTTGTGTTGACTGAGGTCCCTTGGGTGGTCCCCTGGAAAGGGAGGTGTCTCCTAATGGCAGCAAGTGAACTTGGAGGAGAAATGTCTTTGCAGATCACAGGGGCAGATGCTCCATTGGCATAACTTGATATTGAGTCTACTGGAGACCCATCAACTTCCAGCAGTGGAAATGTGGCCCATTTTTTACTTCAGTGCTTGTAAATCTACTGCTTCCCAGCAGAGATTTAGACAAGAGGGAAAATCATGGACATAAGCATTGTCAGAGAAGTGActggaaagacaaaagaagtGCTTTAAGTACAATGGTAGCCACAGCAAGTTATCTGTTTTCATCTGCAGCTAATAAAGACTATCTTCAGCTGTCCCTCCCCAcatccttgtttttcttcctctcttgccTTCAACCCAAGTTCAGCTTCTCAGACAGCCATGGGATGGCTCGGTTTAAACCACAGTGCTCCCCAGCACAAATCCCCACCCATCCATGGAACCAGACCAgaagggaataaaataaataaatcgtTGCCATGTGTTCATGTTTTaaccctttcctttcccttggaAAGGTGTTTTGGTTGGCAGGATCCTTATTAATCATCGGCCTGGCATCAGTGGTGAACCCAACCATTGGCTGGCGGTGGCTGATCAGAATTGCCTCCATCCCAGGCATCCTTCTCATCCTGGTGTTCAAGGTAGGAAGAACTCCTCTCCCTACTCCCCGCTGCACTGCCACCAAGCTGGCATCTCCCCAGGCACCAAGAGGCATTGTCCTCCGCTCTCACAAGCCTGAGGCTGCCTCTGTGTCCTCCTTTCATCACAGCAGCCCTCTCATCTGGGATGCTTGGGAAGGTCCAGATGGCCTAGAGGGGTGCAGACCAGTTGTGGGGCATTGTCACTCTGTGGTGGATGACttggctttgctttgctttgcaaagcCTCTAGCTTTGCTGCCCTGCTGTACCCCTCTACCACCTCAGGCTCCAGTGTCCAGGCTGCTGGTGGTACCTAAGGACCATGGTGATGGCCAAGGCTTCAAGAGGAAGACGAGGCTAGCCAGGGTATTCAAAAAATCACAAGTGATGTCTTCAGTCTAGCGTGGACACAGCATACCCTCTTCAATCTTTACACTTGCTAGGGCTGAGGAAAGACATCTCCATAAAGTGTTCACACAACAAATGTGTGTCAGGGTCACCTATGGCTTCCTCAGGTTTACTCATGCTTCAGAACCATCAGCCTTCGATATAAGGAACATCTTATTTGTGGGAAGTGATGTGGAAAAACGCTACTTACAGTGCTAACGGGCACTGCAGAGCTAAGCTGGTGCAGATGTGAAAGATTTTCCTGCAGCTGAATGAATGCACAAGTCTATCTAGGGTGCTACTTGGAcagccaaatgcaaggtccCTGTGAATGTCCACTCATAGAACTTTGATGTTTGGTTTTCCTGAttatttttgccaaaaaaaatggGTAGCAGAAGTTTTtagtccagaagaaaaaaagacacgGTCAACATACATACCTTCAAAAAAGGAGGAGTCTACAATTTCTATTACTTCAGTAATACACATTTAATTGTTTATAATTCGATGGAGctgtaatttaataaaaaggtattttactttatggaaagcatcagCTATGAGTGAAGATTGCAAATGCCAGAGATAAGTGAGTTTGTTCCTAAATTGTATCAATGTCTTCCGTTTTTTTAATGGCCTTGTTCAGCCTCCCAAGATTTTCACTTGAGTAAGTAATACGTGCCTCATCCCACTTTAGAGTTTCAATTGATTAAGGGCTGGTTTTGTTAAACCTGTGTCTTTGGCTTCCCTCTGCCATGAGTTCTTGCTGCAGACAGCTCAATAGCAGACCTCAGGGGTCTGTCCAAGACATGGGTTTTCTGGGCAGGGTCAGCCCTCCAACACTGGGTATGGGGACCTGGGATATGTAGGGGTTCCCCAAGATATAGCTGGGGAGGAGGACAGGCAAAAGGCGGCTCAAGCTTAGGTGGTGCCCCATGCTAACCCAGCCAGGCTCCTGCAGATGACAGGAGGCTGTGGGTAGAGCTACCTGGATGGAGAGGTGCAGAAAGACTTTCTGGCACTACTTTGCTTTCAGTTCATCCCAGAGTCAGCGCGGTACAATATCTCCACGGGAAACGTGGCAGCTGCCATGGCCACGCTGCAGAAGATAGCCAAGATCAACGGGGCAGCAGTGCCTGAGGGAGTGCTGATGGAGCCTGTCAAGGTAAGCTGCCTTacccccagcactgcctgcccCCTCCATCCCAGGCAGGGATGCTGGCATCTAGGGTTCAGGGAGGGAGTGGGACTGCCAAGCACTTCTtgctctgcctctctccccctccttgCCTGGTTTCTTTCCAAACAACTATTGAATGGGATGATGAagatgtcatttttcttttggagagaCAGTAATCCTGTCTCTCAAAATGGAATtgaattttctgggtttttggtttttttttttttccacattcttcgtttagaaaaatatgctgagaaaatattttattcctttaccACAAAAATAGCTTCCAGCaaagcatgttttcctttattGCCCATCTATCCCCCAGGGCCAACCCCTGTGCCGTGAGGTCTGGGACCTGCCCCTCAGGGTCCCTTTCAGGACTGTGGCCAGTCAGGCTACAAGGGGTCCTGCCATGAGGTCAACCCACCAGCCCCACAGTCTTCTCCCAGACCCTGGCCAGCTTGTCTGCTGGTCCTAGCACCCTGGGTCCCTGAGTGTGGAGCCACGGACCAGCAGAAGAGGGTCAGAGCAGGAGAAGCCTTTTCAGAGCTACTGCTGTATCCACCTGGAAATAGCTGAGCAGATCAGGAGTTGATCACTCCTGGACCAAAACTCTCAAAAGCACATATGGATGTTGCAGGTGGGCTGGTAGAGGAtctgggggaggagggggggtgTCCCTTTCCTATTGCTCCCCTTCATCCTAGTCTGGGCCCTGCTGACTGCAGGGTGAGAGGACTTGTGCAGTGGCTCCTTTGACTCCTAAGAGAGGAAGGCTGGACAAAACTATtgtccagagcctcaaaattATTATACAGCTCATTTAAGTCCCTTTCCTGGACCTCTTTGCTGCTTATTCAATCCCACAGGCACCCAGTATTGTCCTTGGCAATTCATGCAAGATGGTGCTATTGTATTGGAATTAATTAGGATTAAAGCCTCCCTGTAGTTTAACTGAATTTATGTAATAAACCCGCATTGGCTGTGGGAAGGGTTTTTGTTAATTTTGCACCCACTAACACTTAAGCAatgataaggaaaataaaaacaaaggcaaGCCAAACCATCCCTGTGAACTCATCTCCCCTCAGTGGTGGGATGCTGGGGCAGCCGCTGGCTCTTGGGGCCCAGTGGAGTAGGCAGGGCCCCTCAGTGCCTGCTTGTTTCGCTGCTCATTGGCATTTCAAGGCTTCCCGCAGCAAACTTGCTCCACATGCAGAGCAGTGGATGCTGGGCCCCTCTTCCCCACATATGGGGCAAcaggagctgccagcagcaaCCAGGTGCCCCCTTGGCACCATGACAATCATGCTGGGACCAgactgctgggagctgggactgGATCCTGTGGGGGCTGGGAACACTCAGGGTGTTCttatctcctcctctccatcctaCAGCGAGTCCTCCTGTGGGCATCATTTGAGAAGAGGGGCTTCACTCTCTGGAGGGCTGATGGGGTACTGTGTTATACCATCTGCCAGTCTGTCTGTGCCACCTGCAGAACACTCACCCCTGTAtaaaagacatctttttttaaaagattctgtTTCTATCCAATGATttgcaggaaaagagaggaagatttaaGGACCTCATCCACCCCAAATACCTCAGAACCAGTTTGCAGATATGGATCATATGGTACAAAAagatattgtattttttttcccctcttgtttACCAGCTCATTCTCTCAGTTGAATGTGTGCAGGGAGCAGAAGTCTCCCCTAGCCTCTACCATTAAAAGGCACCACTTCTGCCTCGAGGTGGTTGCATATCCATGGCAGCTTGGGTGTATGTGAGCATGGGTCGTTGTAGGCTTGTCCTAGTCTCAAACCATGCCTCAGACGGCCTGTGCCGCTTGGCAGAAACATAGGCAGAAAAAAGGCTGGACTTCCAGGACATTGCTGGGTGCCATGAGTTCTTTCTCAGGATATGGTGGCTCTGAGGAGGCCGGGTGGGAGACAGACAAGAGTTGCAGGAGAGAGCCCACGCCGGGCCAGAGTGTGCACCAGCAACGCGCCTGTGGCTCCACTGCCTTTCTAGGTGTAAACTTGCTCTTCCTGAGACGAGGACAAATGTACCACCATTACAGGCCAGCCAATGCATCAGTGAAATAAGGCTCCAAAAAGAAACTCATTAACCACTACCTGTGCCACTGGACAGGGAAAATTAAGATTGAAGGGAGACAGGTTTTGTATGCAATCTTCCTGTTAGCTGTATGCGAGGGCAATGTATGTTTCAATGACTTTTCTGTCTAAAATGGAGATGTATAGATAATGGGTTCATAAGAACTCATTGAGCTAAAATGTTGTTAAGTCAGGCCTtgaatatttcagcatttttcccCTGAACCTGTATGAATATTATGAactatctttctttttcttttgtttttggtttgttttttttaatctctctttttctcctagTGGCCCCAGGAGCTGTTGGCATGTTCTGGGGTCTGCATTCCCACTCCCTGTGCCCTGAGCATCCCTTTGCCTCCCCAGG comes from the Cuculus canorus isolate bCucCan1 chromosome 1, bCucCan1.pri, whole genome shotgun sequence genome and includes:
- the SVOPL gene encoding putative transporter SVOPL isoform X1 codes for the protein MATAPKEAENAVGLEEIHMERQEPPKGQKTFTVEEAVETIGFGRFHIVLFLIMGSTGVAEAMEIMLIAVVSPLIRCEWQLQDWQVALVTTMVFFGYMVFSIVLGLLADRYGRWKILLLSFLWAAYFSLLTSFAPSYIWFVFLRAMVGGGVSGHAQGLIIKTEFLPTQYRGYMLPLSQVFWLAGSLLIIGLASVVNPTIGWRWLIRIASIPGILLILVFKFIPESARYNISTGNVAAAMATLQKIAKINGAAVPEGVLMEPVKEKRGRFKDLIHPKYLRTSLQIWIIWLGIAFAYYGVILASTELLERDLICGSARPPVQDSSDNSEESRSRCYCHLFGPTAYQTMMISTVGEIALNPLNILGINFLGRRLTLCITMGFTALFFLLLNICTSRHDRVSLHAARLGFCKLQHHLHLHSRGLSHHNASPGDGNKRVTVPCWSYGGPIYITSSYECFFPWGPVSFLLCVCGLCNLCTYAAHRDQGQGTSGLYFHSRSSCVPKCYLENSRL
- the SVOPL gene encoding putative transporter SVOPL isoform X2 — encoded protein: MATAPKEAENAVGLEEIHMERQEPPKGQKTFTVEEAVETIGFGRFHIVLFLIMGSTGVAEAMEIMLIAVVSPLIRCEWQLQDWQVALVTTMVFFGYMVFSIVLGLLADRYGRWKILLLSFLWAAYFSLLTSFAPSYIWFVFLRAMVGGGVSGHAQGLIIKTEFLPTQYRGYMLPLSQVFWLAGSLLIIGLASVVNPTIGWRWLIRIASIPGILLILVFKFIPESARYNISTGNVAAAMATLQKIAKINGAAVPEGVLMEPVKEKRGRFKDLIHPKYLRTSLQIWIIWLGIAFAYYGVILASTELLERDLICGSARPPVQDSSDNSEESRSRCYCHLFGPTAYQTMMISTVGEIALNPLNILGINFLGRRLTLCITMGFTALFFLLLNICTSSTGMIGFLFMLRALVSANFNTIYIYTAEVYPTTMRALGMGISGSLCRVGAMVAPFISQVLMSASFLGALCLFSSVCVVCAISALTLPIETKGRALQVCISTPGAPVYLNAT
- the SVOPL gene encoding putative transporter SVOPL isoform X4; translation: MATAPKEAENAVGLEEIHMERQEPPKGQKTFTVEEAVETIGFGRFHIVLFLIMGSTGVAEAMEIMLIAVVSPLIRCEWQLQDWQVALVTTMVFFGYMVFSIVLGLLADRYGRWKILLLSFLWAAYFSLLTSFAPSYIWFVFLRAMVGGGVSGHAQGLIIKTEFLPTQYRGYMLPLSQVFWLAGSLLIIGLASVVNPTIGWRWLIRIASIPGILLILVFKFIPESARYNISTGNVAAAMATLQKIAKINGAAVPEGVLMEPVKEKRGRFKDLIHPKYLRTSLQIWIIWLGIAFAYYGVILASTELLERDLICGSARPPVQDSSDNSEESRSRCYCHLFGPTAYQTMMISTVGEIALNPLNILGINFLGRRLTLCITMGFTALFFLLLNICTSSTGMIGFLFMLRALVSANFNTIYIYTAEVYPTTMRALGMGISGSLCRVGAMVAPFISQVLMSASFLGALCLFSSVCVVCAISALTLPIETKGRALQQVK
- the SVOPL gene encoding putative transporter SVOPL isoform X3, translated to MATAPKEAENAVGLEEIHMERQEPPKGQKTFTVEEAVETIGFGRFHIVLFLIMGSTGVAEAMEIMLIAVVSPLIRCEWQLQDWQVALVTTMVFFGYMVFSIVLGLLADRYGRWKILLLSFLWAAYFSLLTSFAPSYIWFVFLRAMVGGGVSGHAQGLIIKTEFLPTQYRGYMLPLSQVFWLAGSLLIIGLASVVNPTIGWRWLIRIASIPGILLILVFKFIPESARYNISTGNVAAAMATLQKIAKINGAAVPEGVLMEPVKEKRGRFKDLIHPKYLRTSLQIWIIWLGIAFAYYGVILASTELLERDLICGSARPPVQDSSDNSEESRSRCYCHLFGPTAYQTMMISTVGEIALNPLNILGINFLGRRLTLCITMGFTALFFLLLNICTSRHDRVSLHAARLGFCKLQHHLHLHSRGLSHHNASPGDGNKRVTVPCWSYGGPIYITSSYECFFPWGPVSFLLCVCGLCNLCTYAAHRDQGQGTSASEMKVGV